In the genome of Corticium candelabrum chromosome 18, ooCorCand1.1, whole genome shotgun sequence, the window CACATAGGTCTATTTGTCAACATGCCACTTGCAAAGAAGGTGTTTGATGCCGCTACCGAATACACTTTTAGCAGCAGACCACGCAGCATTGTCTGGCACATGAAGATTTCATTAGAGTTTCTCAAAAGCAAGTAAGCAAATCTTATTAAATTTATACACACCATCATCACTCATCAAAGTTGCAACTGTTGCATCAGGTGATGCTTTCTTGACAACTTCAAAAAAAGTATATCATGTATGCAGTTTCCTCTTTGCTACTGATTGCCCAAGCTACAGTTTTCCCTACAAAGTGCAAAGTTACAAGAAGTAGGAAAGGGTGTAACTCTTATTTGTGGTGAGTAAACATTTAtagataaatatttatatctaCCTTGACCGTAATCATCTCTCATCATCATTGTGATGAGCTTATAGTCATACTGGTTTGTATTATGTGTTGAATTAACACAGACAACTCGTGCACTATGTCTCTGAAACATTTGTTTCTGATGTTCCGTTTGTAGTATTAGGAGAAATGAGTCTGTAGGTAAATTAGGAAAGTTGTTATCGTGCACGCCAAACTCCTTGTAGCCCAAAACTGGATTGAACTGTTCTGTGGCAAGTTTTTCAACAATTGCTTTGACAGATTGTGCATCATTAGAGTGGTTGAGCTCTGACATTGATCGTGCCAAGTTGTGAACATCCTGTCTGGTGATAAAGTGTTCTCGTTTCACAAGCTCATTGAATGATGATCTCTCACATCTGTTGCCTATGCCACTCCATATATCTTTTACAAAAAAACAGCTTTAACTTAACTATCTATAACAGACTAGACAATACACCATAATGTTGCATATTAAAGCCGACGACTTTGAAGAGAAGCCAGTCGTGTCTCAAATAGAAGCCATTGTTTTAAATGTTGTCTCTGGCACGGTAGCCAGTTTGAATACAAGCCAAGGTTGATTAATGATAAGTCATTCCTACAGAATTGCACCAGTCATTCCATACTAGAAGCTACAACTAGTAGAGTAGAATGGTTGTTGCATAATACTTATCTAAACTTGAAGCCTATCCTGAATAGAAGCCTGCTAGCAAACCCGGCTTGTGTAGAAATAAGCTTCAGCTTTAATATGTGACATTACAGGAATTAAAGCTACAACCCACCATCAAGAATTCTTTCGGTTGTCACACCCATTGCTAGTTTTTGTGAAACCATCTCTTTGACACTGCCCGGAATTGGTAAATATTGCATCTCTTTTTGGCTTGGGTAGTGATTGGTATGGGCACTTACATACCAAACAGTTACCATGCCATTTGGAAggaattttgcatttattcttgacaggcaaacagttgGCATGCGTTTTGCTTCCCTGGTTCGCTTTCTTTTTTCCTCACATTCTGGTCCTTTCTCCGTTTGGCTTTATGACTGCGTCAACAGACATAATAGACAGTGTATGATTCTGTAATAGTGAAGTGTACTATAATGATCACAGGATGTTCAACTATAACCACAGAAGAGTGTCTAAAAACCTGTTTGCGTCCCTGCAACATGTTTATTAGTTGTCCGTGTCGATTTTGTTGATCTTTCTGTGCGGTAATATGTGCAAG includes:
- the LOC134193885 gene encoding uncharacterized protein LOC134193885, with the translated sequence MQYLPIPGSVKEMVSQKLAMGVTTERILDDIWSGIGNRCERSSFNELVKREHFITRQDVHNLARSMSELNHSNDAQSVKAIVEKLATEQFNPVLGYKEFGVHDNNFPNLPTDSFLLILQTEHQKQMFQRHSARVVCVNSTHNTNQYDYKLITMMMRDDYGQGRYKYLSINVYSPQIRVTPFPTSCNFALCRENCSLGNQ